One Helianthus annuus cultivar XRQ/B chromosome 12, HanXRQr2.0-SUNRISE, whole genome shotgun sequence genomic region harbors:
- the LOC110896602 gene encoding uncharacterized protein At1g76070-like, protein MEHQKTVSAKSMIKILKYLPRATSSVSFQNPPLYSPIKDNKPSEKPHKSNLGIGFSGPILSTLPSDTHRKINNDSKLTLLHEPTSPRVYCVGTVKCKHYRKLNKPTNKFSRTTSYTPVRTYKTTEDQEKVMKVDPVVAKGKKKSGIRSLFSGGRRKCNETGEKGPCLSTMKRFSSRRDAFMSFDWTTQVAPLDSGGSDGEEVVMPSSAPVMVRNNGVGDSFVRVGDVNVDPRKEINLWKRRTMAQPQPLQVHVIN, encoded by the coding sequence ATGGAACACCAAAAGACTGTTTCGGCAAAATCAATGATCAAAATCTTGAAGTATCTTCCAAGAGCAACATCATCTGTTTCATTCCAAAACCCTCCACTTTACAGCCCGATTAAAGACAATAAACCATCGGAAAAACCCCACAAATCCAATCTCGGAATCGGATTCTCCGGCCCCATACTCTCCACACTTCCGTCCGACACCCACCGAAAAATCAATAACGACTCAAAGCTCACACTTTTACACGAACCCACTTCTCCTAGAGTCTATTGCGTAGGTACAGTTAAGTGCAAACACTATAGGAAACTCAACAAACCAACCAATAAGTTTTCAAGAACGACATCGTATACTCCAGTGAGAACTTATAAAACCACAGAAGATCAAGAAAAGGTGATGAAGGTGGATCCGGTGGTTGCAAAGGGTAAGAAGAAATCTGGGATCCGGAGCTTATTCAGTGGTGGCCGGAGAAAGTGCAATGAAACTGGCGAGAAGGGTCCATGTTTGAGTACAATGAAGAGATTCTCAAGTAGGAGAGATGCGTTTATGAGTTTTGATTGGACCACACAGGTTGCGCCGTTGGATTCTGGTGGAAGCGATGGTGAAGAGGTGGTGATGCCGTCGTCTGCACCGGTGATGGTGAGAAACAATGGGGTTGGTGATAGTTTTGTTAGGGTTGGTGATGTGAATGTAGATCCAAGAAAGGAGATTAATTTGTGGAAGAGAAGAACCATGGCTCAACCTCAGCCTCTTCAAGTGCATGTTATTAATTAg